In Rutidosis leptorrhynchoides isolate AG116_Rl617_1_P2 chromosome 2, CSIRO_AGI_Rlap_v1, whole genome shotgun sequence, one genomic interval encodes:
- the LOC139890414 gene encoding uncharacterized protein, translating to MAPKRKGMSEEEVENKINQTITNLLPNIVAQAIDAMRNQGGDTFKHEDEEEDEYVEMKAVTGDAIHVWLGRFQKQRPLSFSTASTPVEAENWITHIEKIYRVLGCEERFWVPLAVYKLEGDAQRWWIALRQAKGGIDFEDSLDWVDFKELFFRQYFSEAEKEAVIREYANIKQGSDESINDFTKKFLRLVGLIGAAAGSSEDQARKYKWAIHGRYRSKMINLKCFDVAEAADYARNLEMERAEYLTTKNDDGKNKRVKNVQPLRYVPPPTTKQGQQSGNQGYRGNNWNNRGNQLRIDNGPNNNNRGQLQVYRPQGQQRGNRNGGVNANAPCGTCEKNHPRRVCYRSAGSCFACGEVGHLAKDCKNPRPGFVPRVPLPAPGGRVFAMTTAQAADATGTITGHIFVHHRALFVLFDSGSTHSIVSVKSSKYLKVSPTWLSTPFTISTPMGSIEIIDRVYQNCSLEFNDCMYPANLFPMTMHDFDIILGMDWLSHHHETIDCYSKKILLGNHSIPDCVFNGDLPEKSIMVISVLKAQKLISHGCVGYLASIQNLSIESPSLENIDVVREFPDVFPDELQGLPPVREVEFSIDLIPGS from the exons ATGGCACCGAAAAGAAAGGGGATGTCTGAGGAGGAGGTAGAAAACAAGATTAACCAAACAATCACGAATTTGTTACCCAACATTGTAGCTCAAGCTATTGACGCTATGCGTAATCAAGGTGGCGATACTTTTAAGCATGAAGATGAAGAGGAGGATGAGTATGTGGAGATGAAAGCTGTAACGGGGGATGCTATTCATGTTTGGCTAGGACGGTTTCAAAAACAGCGTCCTTTGTCATTCAGCACTGCTAGTACTCCTGTTGAAGCTGAGAATTGGATCACTCACATTGAGAAGATATATCGCGTGCTTGGTTGTGAAGAGAGATTTTGGGTTCCATTGGCTGTTTATAAACTAGAAGGGGATGCTCAGCGTTGGTGGATCGCTTTGAGACAAGCGAAAGGAGGTATCGATTTTGAGGATTCGTTAGATTGGGTTGATTTCAAGGAGTTGTTTTTCCGTCAGTACTTTTCTGAGGCGGAGAAGGAGGCTGTGATTCGGGAGTATGCGAATATTAAGCAAGGGAGTGATGAGTCTATTAATGATTTCACTAAGAAGTTTTTGAGGCTTGTGGGATTGATTGGGGCTGCTGCTGGGTCTTCCGAGGACCAAGCCCGTAAGTACAAATGGGCTATTCATGGGCGTTACCGCTCTAAAATGATTAATCTAAAATGTTTTGATGTCGCTGAGGCAGCCGATTATGCCCGGAATTTGGAGATGGAGCGAGCTGAGTATTTGACTACTAAAAATGACGATGGTAAAAATAAGAGGGTTAAGAATGTACAACCACTACGATATGTGCCGCCACCGACTACCAAACAGGGTCAACAATCTGGGAACCAAGGGTATCGTGGTAATAATTGGAATAATAGAGGAAATCAGCTAAGGATTGACAACGGGCCAAATAATAATAACCGTGGTCAATTACAAGTGTACCGTCCCCAAGGGCAACAAAGGGGTAACAGAAATGGTGGTGTTAATGCCAATGCACCTTGTGGGACTTGTGAAAAGAATCATCCGAGAAGAGTTTGTTATCGTAGCGCGGGTTCATGTTTTGCTTGTGGAGAGGTTGGTCACTTAGCTAAGGATTGCAAGAATCCTAGACCTGGGTTTGTTCCGAGGGTTCCTCTGCCAGCTCCTGGTGGACGCGTCTTTGCCATGACTACTGCTCAGGCTGCTGACGCGACAG GTACTATTACTGGTCATATATTTGTACACCATCGTGCCCTCTTCGTTCTGTTTGATTCTGGCTCTACGCACTCAATTGTGTCTGTTAAGAGCTCAAAATATTTGAAAGTGTCTCCAACTTGGTTGTCTACTCCGTTTACAATCTCTACCCCAATGGGTAGTattgaaattatagatcgtgtGTATCAAAACTGCAGTTTGGAATTCAATGACTGCATGTATCCAGCAAATCTCTTTCCTATGACCATGCATGACTTTGACATTATTCTTGGCATGGATTGGTTATCTCATCACCATGAAACTATCGATTGTTATTCTAAGAAGATTTTGTTAGGAAATCATTCTATACCCGATTGTGTCTTTAATGGTGATCTTCCTGAAAAATCTATTATGGTTATCTCAGTGCTTAAGGCGCAAAAGCTCATTTCACATGGTTGTGTTGGTTATTTAGCTTCGATTCAGAATTTGTCTATCGAGAGTCCTTCCCTTGAAAATATTGATGTTGTTCGAgagtttcctgatgtatttcctgacgaattgcaAGGTTTGCCTCCAGTTCGTGAAGTTGAATTTTCGATTGATCTGATTCCTGGTTCGTAA
- the LOC139894133 gene encoding uncharacterized protein, whose product MADNNPQEQQQPHNPKYLLFLNLMSKRRTWVFLFLFVYTIILSSSWNLLKSVLSWYNSAVTSSPASSSGWPAIYASVALGVIFGLLSMVAALAVAVPATVVTWISVLVLLTFFGKPRKSLVVEGKKLTVEIVTTVAKILIKEGNLVAAVCAVLGYFLLVRSNNGKEKI is encoded by the coding sequence ATGGCCGACAATAACCCACAAGAACAACAGCAGCCTCATAATCCAAAATATTTACTTTTTTTAAACTTGATGAGTAAACGTAGAACATGGGTGTTCCTGTTTTTATTCGTTTACacaatcatattatcatcatcttgGAACTTATTGAAATCAGTATTATCATGGTACAACTCTGCAGTGACGTCATCACCCGCGTCATCATCTGGTTGGCCTGCGATCTATGCTTCAGTTGCTTTAGGTGTTATATTTGGTTTACTTTCAATGGTGGCTGCTTTAGCTGTTGCTGTTCCGGCAACTGTGGTGACGTGGATTTCTGTTTTGGTTTTGTTGACTTTTTTTGGTAAACCAAGAAAGTCTTTAGTTGTGGAAGGCAAGAAATTAACGGTGGAGATTGTAACAACTGTTGCCAAGATTTTGATTAAAGAAGGGAATTTGGTTGCAGCTGTTTGTGCTGTTTTGGGATATTTTTTACTTGTTAGAAGTAATAATGGAAAAGAAAAGATCTAG